In Lycium ferocissimum isolate CSIRO_LF1 chromosome 3, AGI_CSIRO_Lferr_CH_V1, whole genome shotgun sequence, the genomic window ATGATGTTGCTAGCTTTTATATCTCTGTGAAGTACTCTTTTCTGACAGCCATTATGCAGATAATCCAGTGCTTGAGCTATGCCACAGATGATGCCATGCCTTCTTTCCCAGTTAAGTCTCAACcttaagaggaaaaaaaaaaaaaattaagtcagCCAAACTTAATTACGGGCGCTAGGAAAAATATACAGAACCTATATACTtactatgtatattatatgtatatatttatacttaaacataaaaaacctatacatttgctggctattttgtaaactagatcATTGAAAGGCACTGGactgtaattaaaataaaaagaaaaaagaaagtctCAACCTTCCTCtgatttctcctttttcttcgCAAAATATCAACCTGTCTAAGCTTCCATTTGGCATGAACTCATAAACCACTAGGAGTTCATTGCTTTCATAGCACCATCCTATCAATTTGACAAGGTTCTTATGATGGAGATTGCCAATGGTTGTGACTTCTGCTATGAGATCTTTTGCTCCTTGACTTGAATCTTTAAAGAATTTCTTCACAGCCACCTCTTTATTATGATCAGCTAATAACCCTTTGAATACTACTCCACATCCtcctcttccaagaatattcttgggaTCAAAGTTCCCGGTCGCTCGTTTCAAGTCCTTCAGCTGGAATCTCTGAGGTGCATTAGCTGAATTCTGAATCTGAATCTCTATATTCTCATCTTGGTCTAACACTTGcatcctctccttttttttccttgagATGAAATATAAGCAAACCCCTCCTAAGAAAATAACCAGAACTGATATTATTGGTATCAAGATCCACAACCATAATAGGCTAACTTTATGATCATTCCCAATTTCTGTGCTTGTAAAATTCCATGCCTTTATGCAGTTCAGCTGATTATATATCCCAGTTGAGGCTGAAAATCCCACTTAAAACATCCTCGGATAGAAAACTAGAAAGATCAAGAGGCATGGAAATGATGGGATTTCTCTCATTGTCTCCTGTTTGATTAGTCATGAATGTATAAACCTTCAAGATCTTTGATTCTCCATCGTACCGGACACTTGCTATCACATCAATAGCTCGTGAAAGGTTAACACCGCGATCAGTTAAAGAAACTTGATTGACAGGGTTGATGCTGTTTATGTCAATGCCAACATGATTATCATCAAGATCATCAAGGTAACTTTTCCTTGTGTCGAATTCAACTGCAAATATGTTGCTTGTTGAAGATCCATTTGTACTTgcattcacaattccaagccattgTCCATAACTATTATTTGGGATGGAGTCAGGACCACTTTCTTTAGTCAATATGAAAGCCAATTCTTCACCTGATGGATCACTTTCAGGTTTGATATTAATCACGAACGTGGAATTGAACGATGTTGTGATGTTTTTCTTTCGGTTCCATAGATTCAAAGGCTGTGAATACCATATTCTTCCAGACAAATTTGTAATGGAAGCTCCACGAGCATCGCCAGTTACTTGGATAGCATTAAAGGCTATGTAGGAATGATCAGTAGTGATGAAATCATTTTCGTTTTCTTTGGTGAAACTTGGGTAGGTGAAACTTAGACAATCCACTCTAAGATCCAAAAATACTTCCAAGAGAAGTATGACTatgaacaaaagatgaataggGAAAGTTAAGTAACTAATCTTGCCTAGATGATACATATCAACATATATCACAATAAaggtatattttttatttttttttattttttggcctCAAGAGGGAAAATAATGGTAGATTTGTAGTGAAAATTTGTACTTGAAAATGTATTTGAAAAACTGAATTAAGAAGGAAATGATAAACTCTCAGTTGAAATAAGGGAGATGAACATTTCTCAATTTATGGGGAAAGTTTCTATAAGTGATATGATCAAAAGGTTTGACTTGAATGAAGAAGCAACTTCCCAGGTGTTTccattaatttcttaatattctTTTAAGCTTGTTGTTAgtggcatgtttgtttttagttttttcaaAGAGCCTTCTTTATCAAGTACTAACATTCTtccacagagagagagagacagggAGAGAGGGGGTCATGTACAAAGTATTCTCTCCTTTTGCATTTTATGTGATGGTATAATAAAccaagaaattgaaaaaatgtACTTCTAGATGGAATTTTGTTCATGCAACCAAAACTTGCAAACGAATGAAATATGTGTCTTGCACTTGAACGTttatcacttaatcatgatcaagtaacatttatatattttcactttgacaatcaacatttaTAGTAGTTTATTAGTATCAATGGAAGACTCTCACTCCATAGGTGTGAATTTGATTTTCGTTATCCCGTTCCGATCCCCCCAATTCAAAGgaaaaagtttctttttaaaagagtttcacATTTATTTTTGATTCCCTCATAGTTAAATTGTCTAACTTAACATAAATTCCGAGTGCATTTTTTCTCTAACCAAAAGGGTCGACCTGACAAGGATTGAGTTCTGATATTTGACGTTATAGCTTGAGAAAAGTCTAACTAGAGGAATTCGTCATATTATATAAACGAATATGTAAAGACTGACGCTTTTTCAAGCATCTCCTAGGTCAATACTGGGATAAGGATCTACGTTTTCTGGTATAACTTGTAAAATCATTAGTTTAATTAGTAGAAACTGCTAATATACTTCTCTGACAGATCTATCTACTAATAAACTATAAAATAAACTCACCCCTGTTCAGTCTCCAGAGGCTAAGCTGAACTTCATGTgttcttttattatatattcttATGGTTAAAAATCTTAGTATATTGAATTAGGCACCAATCTCCTTGTGTCATGAAAATGACACCTATTCCTTTTCAACAGTAGAATAGTCGCCAATAGCCTAAAGTTAAAAGACAAAATAATCTTGACTCATAGTTTAGAACCACACATCATACTTATAAAACATTATCGGAAACCTCCAATAATTTTTGTTCAAAAGGAACTTTAATAATATAGTCAACTTGTAATAAGGATACTGaaattgttttaatttttttggtaactaaaaGGATACTGAAATGTAGAGATTCTTCAAGTACTAAGGGGTACATGCACAAGATGCTGAATCTTTGGAATATACGACTATATTGATTTGGCACTGGCATATTACTTAGAACATTTTTTAGCATCTATCACTTATTTCTACTGCATTTACACCGAAATTTATCTCGGGTTATCTCTAAACCGAGCTTGCAAGAGATGATAACTACAATTCCAGTGTTTACCACCAAACGATATGACAACACGTATTGTCCTTATTCGTCCTATACTATGTTGGAAATGACTTCAGCCGGGCAGCTGAATCAAGTTTGTTTCTTTTCAAGCTGGCTGTTGAGGAACTCGAGCACTGATAGCCGCTGCAAGCAAGATACAAGGCAAAATCAGTTTTACTGGGTAAATACACCAATGAAGTAGAGGACAATTAAATGGACAACAAATGAGTATTACCCGTTGTTCGAGGCTAACTTCTTCAGGATTTAGCTTAAGGGATTGCAGTAACTTTATGCCTTCTTGAAATCCTTCAACTGCAGCATACTCATCGCCAAGATTTCGATCAATATCAGCCACTTTTGCTAAGGAAATGGCCACATCAACTATCTGGAGTAGCGGAAGAGATTTAGTAAATGTGGAAGAGAGTTACGTGAAGCAGAAGAGGGCAATGCTTTGAGTTTCAATCAAAGAAAAATAGGGTGGACTGagcaaaagaacaagaaaatcagcATGCATGTACAAGATAGCCAAAGTTAGCTGTTTTTTCGGGCATAATTGATGAAGATTCTATTTTTGCTATCTGGCTGAGTGTTATCGGAAGATGCTGCAACTACTGTTTCTCTAGGGCACTAACGCCCAGGATTATacgtgtatgttgttgttgttgtagttgatgAAGATTCCATAAGATCTAAAACATATACAGCAGAATAAATTTTCTCCATTTTGTATATGGACTGTGGTCCACGATCCGGAAATAGCAGAATTCTGAAGGTTTCTTCAAGCATACTGATCAACATTAAGGctttaggctttttttttttttttttttttttataatcgaAAAATCCGTAGAAGGCCAGTTGCGCATGATGCGTAACTTGGATAATAGCCAGCTAGCTCCTCtacccttttccacttaaaTACTAGGCTTTTGATTGGGAGAGTTCGTACACATAACGTACGACTAGCCCACACAAAGCTTTAGGCAAATTTAGAGATGACAATATGGGTAATCAAGGTAAAAGGTTGATCCAACATCTTATTGATGGATATATGTTCAAATATATGAGGGTAAAAGATGGAACTCGTCAGCAGAGAAACacaagatgaaaaaaaaagggaacagAAAATGATTAGTTCTTTTGGATATCAAGATGCCACAGGTTCTTTGACAGGACTGTTgccataaatttatatatttagtaacaaaTAGCAATGTGGATAGTGATGTTCATCGGCTTGGGAAAAATACTAACCTGAGATGGCACAGACTGTTGCTTGATGGCGTTGCGGCGAACATCCAACGCCTGAATATAATGTGATCTTGCAGCTTGCAAATCTCCATCATAGTATTTAAGATCTCCAATTTTGTTTAGCGAAACAGAAAGAGTGTGTGTGATCTGCAAAGATTTTTTAACGAATTAAGGAAAAAACACACTCATATATGAACATTTATGTACTATATCATCATAGATTATGACAAAAATCAATTtaggtacatatatatacgttaAATACATGTGTGTAAAGCATCATTAAGAGTTACCTCTAGATCATCTTTAGGTACTTTCAAGGAAATTGACACTCTCTTCCAAAGTAAGTGACTGCAGATACAGCATCTCCATTGCTTAGACTACAGAATGCCTCCAAGTTATTTCTTTTAACAAACTAATAACTGTTCAAAAGTTCTAAAATCActtgaataaataaatacttaAGATCATTTGATGACAATGATAAATGAAAGGGAGTGACATCtttttctgttatatcccgtattttgtatattgggacaatccgagctaactgtgataaattaaggacaagactatttcgggatacgaggtagagatatttaacctccgattttgtttaaggcataagttgcttatgattttattggtatggaatactaaggaaaatttggggttaaaagttaattttggaaagttaataattcatgaattcaaagggccaagtggccggccaatggggtgggccatggtccacatggaTGACTAATATATGTAATTGGAAGATGACAAattcattatattcatcatcttcacccttagaacattggagaaacttggagaaaaaaaaaaagggaaattgatcaaaaaaaatatattttctcctagcttttctaccaattggaaggtcctctataacgtggagtggtcattggagcaagcaaaccattcatttttgcaagcacaaactctagccaagttgaagaactaagtgataaaggtaaggttcaatctttttatatgtgttatggatggtttgtgcatgttgtagtatgtggaaatgaatgaaactcgtgaaattatggtgttgatgttgtggccgaatatgggctgatttggtgtaggcatgttgaactaattttatgtagtattttggttgttgttgttgtggattctatgatgataatgaaagtttaattattcaagttgaagttgtaattgttgtgggctgttttagaagccaacgtgaattgtatgtagtttttatatttatgagaatgacattgttaaagtgtggattgttggtgtaattcatgaatttgggagagaggaatgtgttgttgttgttgttctcgggttttggaagatttcgggtggcattgcatattggttgggttgtttgaaatattgtgcgaatttgtttgaagtgttcttgaatattgtttgaatgatctcggattagtatttgaacatgggagcgttgatgttggcttgaatgtatgtagttgacttgaacgtaaatggaatgttgttgaattatgtaggaaagagttactaacgttagaatgcgttttgaattgattgttgatgttgttaatatgattgttggtattgttgttgatgatttggccgagttgaattctcggggatgttgaatttataggggaaatcttgcccaatTTACTTAGATAAAggtgctagtttgggatggaatccacagtatctatagctaatgtttggtatacaatgatgttgttgtagatcttgggaagcgagacttaggtttggattaacttaggaagtgacaaggtatgtaaaagcttaccctttctttcttttggcatgtcttagttgtaactAAGCTATGATACGGCCTCGGGGTAACTACTCTCTTAGGATCAGagcatgtatatgattcttattcacttcttgatattcgcattaTTAATGtggtcgaactatggtccttaaatCTTTTGTGTGAatggataataaatgttgcgccaaaaaattttgttcttaaaggattactGTATCTACGAGCAGTAACTTTCACGgcaggctcggatcgcttcgaaacgttcgtagaagattttataacgaataatatctctaactttcataggcgggctcggattggtttgatacttgtccgtgggccccgagactttttctatgtttggttaaCGACTTTACGAAAGAACTGTATGTGACTATCGTTGATACTTGAGTATTGATTtctcatgactatcgtttgatactcgacgttgatttgtctacttatactctgagtcttaaagatgatttatatgcatatgatttctcactactctgctcgtgcgctgttattacttctttcgctgcgtccgggccggaatattgtattcgtgcacgactcgCTTTGCACATCATTCacgcgtccctcactagggggggggggggggccacgttatatgtatatgatgatattcatcgcgtccctcgctagagagccggggcacgttatatgatatgatgatgatatgatgatatgggaggGCGgcccgggatggcatatgatgacttcgttcaccgcgtccctcggctagagggcggggcacgttatatgtacatgtatatgatgattttgttaCAGGTCCTCGctggggcgggacacgttatatatacatatgtacaagatgattattcgcttatgtttctaagttccataatgaattggatatgatattggcatgcatggtttatgtttcaaaggcaagccttgtggttttctggttctGTACTATTTTCTATGCTCCTTACTTAGGTACGATTATTCTTGTATTCCatactttacatgctcggtacatattcatcttGACCCCACtgtcggggctgcgtttcatgcccgcgagtacggatacgcgttttggtgatgcGCCGACAGGATTCCACTTTCGGCCAGAATGTTGAGTGCTCCATGatcggagcccatatttggtacgagactcttttgttgtatatatgtatgtctattcggggggtacggggccctgtcccgtcatatgattctgttgttactcttagagttttgtagacatatgtgtgagttgtgggtagttactgttcagttgtgtttgtgtgtgatttgtgttttggacgtttCCAGGCTTATGTACGGTATTTATATGTATACGGGACGCCGtgcctttctgtatgtataagttcttgttATGTATGCTATGGTCTGATTGTGGTTGACagatgtgtacgagtgcccagctcgagcactagtcacggcctacggggttgggtcgtgacattttcaTTCAAGAGTAAAAGAAGAAACTTGGATGAGACACACCTGCAGTCACCAAGCATACCAAAAACTGCTCCAAGTTGTGAGCACAACTCTGATGTATTCCCCATTCTCTGAAGCTGTTATCTGATGTCATCCGCACACATAGTAAATCTTGATTTTGCACTAACGATATTATTGGCACGAAAAGCCTTCAAGTTAAAACCAAAAGTTAGTGGAAACCGTGAAATGTGATTCACTAGCTAGTCTTGACTAGTGAGATTTTTGCTAAACATACCCGCATGGCTTGTTGCACCAGGAAAGCTCCCCGCTCCAAAGACGCGTCCTCATATATAACTGTTTTCTTCTCGCCTACATCTTCTTGTTCGTTATTAGCTTGAGACCTCTTAATCCTGGCATGGCCTTCAATAAAGCGATCAACAACATTCTGAAGATTCATGTCGGCCTCAATCTTTTCAATATCAGCACCGCATAATGGACAGTCCTTAAACCGGGAGATACATGCCCTGTTTACCAAAAAGGTATACTACTTAAAAATGTCCAGGGGAATCTTTgtcttttcccttttcttgattttaaaatatcattaaaaaaaatacaactataCACCGCTTACTTGCAGAATACATGTGAACAGGGCACACATCTACTGCAATCATAAAGAAGTGCCTGACATATCATGCAGCTAAAAGGACCAAGTTTAAATGTTTGAGTATCATATCCAAAGGGGCATTTAGGTGACACAGTTGCAGATTCTCCAGAATCTTGTTTTAGGCTTGCTCTCTGGACGGTCTGTTGTTTATTTTGGTCGTCATGAGGTTCTTAATAGTCGAATCATATCCAAGGGACACTTAGGTGACACAGTTGCAGCTTCTCCAGACTCTTCTTTAGCATTACTCTCCTGGACAGCCTGTTGTTTATTTTGGTCGTCACGAGGTTTCTTAAGAGTCGAATCATATCCAAAGGGGCACTTAGGTGACATGGTTGCAGCTTCTCCAGACTCTTGTTTCTTAAGAGTTGAATCATCAGGTCTGGAAGCTCCAGCAAAAGGGCAAACCGAGGTCATCTTTATAAATTCACTGCAAAGGGTACAAAGTTAGTCATATCTTTTACGAAAAAAAACAGATGATCAGACCAGACAATTACTGAAAATCCACAAATCCAGCCGTTCGACAAAGAAAAAGCACATGCTTTGTCAACAAAACTTTTTATTCTGACCGAGAACTAGCTATTGCTTTTTATTCTGTTTCAGTCTACATAATATAGTTaacacgtaaaatcacataaattatttaaaaccTTTGTCTAACTTAAGAGTGCCATCTGGCTTCAAACAATGCAGACTCAATAccgtagtaaaaaaaaattcaaaaggcaAGAAGTGGCACCACACATCGTCATTTCTAATGTAATCATCAATAGAGATCAACAAATCTCTACCCTCTCATTCACCTATAACAACTCTCATAATATCTAAAAAGtccctctttttcctttttgaaagaattaatTTTGCTTCTTTCCCTCGTCACCAAGGAAAAAAGGCTCTACTTTGCGAAACAAACGAAATAATTCTAATTGCAGATCAAATATGTAGTGATATAGGATGTTAAAAGAATTGTCttaattaacttaaaatttgGATCACACACTGTGACAATTATCCTAAAATTCCACAGAAAGTGATCATCCATCACCGTCCATGCAATAAACTTAATACACTACAGCAATAACATCAGTGGCGGAAGACATGACTTGCAAGTGTTCAATTCACACGCGCTGCGAAAAATATCTAAATGTGAACATGTACATTCTTCTGGCTATAATATATTCACGTGAGAACTGGCATATATAGATTATATGAATTGACTTAGCCGACAAAATTCTAGCTCCGACCTTTGAATAACATACCGGTGAAATCCCACAAAATGTAGATGCGGGAGAATGCGTTGTACATAAACGCACACCCCTACCTTGGAGGTATAGATCTATTCCCGGTAGGCGCTTTTAGCGGAAAGAAACAGCGATTAATGATAAAAAGCATACCGAGAAAACTACATAGTAAAGCTAAGCGAAAAAAGGGCAGTAAACATCGCgaaataatacgataatcgaAGTATAAGAAATAACAAATAGTATCAGAAAttgaaggacaagaaactataagaaagtaagaaagaaagaaagagaaagagtcTGCGTGAATTTCTGATCAACAAAAAGCTAAGTGTtttctttattcctttttcccccttttcctATTTTTTGGAATTCCATTATTCTTAACCAGGTTTTATATCCAGTTCTTTTTCATATGGGTAAGTTACCTAAACAATTACTCcataatttgggaaaattttaaaaatatacaatttgctcacttacattacaaaaaaaatagcccaaaacttaTATTGCAAAGCTTTAgcccaaaaacacttttatacaGTGTTAAATACTTATATACAAAAGAcaggtatatgtatataggtattTGAAAGTGTATAATGTgcagatatatatacatattaaaaaatataattatataatattatacacgAAAATATGCACGTATAGACatttatacacaattatacaaatattgtataatgtgtaggtatatacactaaaaaatataattatacaatattatacacgaaaatacacacttatatacatttatataccCACTTATGCAATTTAGACACAATTACACAATATTGTATAAGTGAGTATAATCATAAATTTTGACTGATTTTGAATAATTGCGTTCTCCTTGAGCATTGACaacagaaaaaaaataattcaattttacCTTTATACATTCTAATTATACACAATCATACATACTTATACGGATTTATACAATTACTAGATGGGCGTATGCCCAGTACATGCGAGGGTCCCgacactttggattatagtgtataatatgtgtatgtagttgtgtttaggtagtgataatatatatattttacattgctaataaatatacataagtttACCtttgtttttatgcatatatatatatatatatatatatatatatatatatatatatatatatatatatatatatatatatatatatatatacacacactatgttcaaaacaagattaatataacattgcgGTTGTCTTTCCTTAtcaaaaactttattatattagtgtttgctacgaatataaagtttgcaaaaatttattaatacttttttaaagagagagagacttgtttaaaaggaaactatttttatcTTTGAGACAAAACGGTATGATATTTAACCATCGGTTG contains:
- the LOC132049267 gene encoding LOW QUALITY PROTEIN: probable L-type lectin-domain containing receptor kinase S.5 (The sequence of the model RefSeq protein was modified relative to this genomic sequence to represent the inferred CDS: deleted 1 base in 1 codon), with amino-acid sequence MYHLGKISYLTFPIHLLFIVILLLEVFLDLRVDCLSFTYPSFTKENENDFITTDHSYIAFNAIQVTGDARGASITNLSGRIWYSQPLNLWNRKKNITTSFNSTFVINIKPESDPSGEELAFILTKESGPDSIPNNSYGQWLGIVNASTNGSSTSNIFAVEFDTRKSYLDDLDDNHVGIDINSINPVNQVSLTDRGVNLSRAIDVIASVRYDGESKILKVYTFMTNQTGDNERNPIISMPLDLSSFLSEDVLVGFSASTGIYNQLNCIKAWNFTSTEIGNDHKVSLLWLWILIPIISVLVIFLGGVCLYFISRKKKERMQVLDQDENIEIQIQNSANAPQRFQLKDLKRATGNFDPKNILGRGGCGVVFKGLLADHNKEVAVKKFFKDSSQGAKDLIAEVTTIGNLHHKNLVKLIGWCYESNELLVVYEFMPNGSLDRLIFCEEKGEIRGRLRLNWERRHGIICGIAQALDYLHNGCQKRVLHRDIKASNIMLDSEFNAQLGDFGLARTVQVNGKTHHSTKEIAGTIGYMAPESFHIGRATVETDVFAFGVLVLEVACGRKPGKQNEENGYSNRVIECVWDMYKIGRIIDAIDVKLEREFDEEQAECVLILGLACCHPNPYERPSMKTALQILTGESVLPNIPTERPAFVWPVRAQSTNKAAGDSLQEGQLTQITVLSGR